One stretch of Muribaculum intestinale DNA includes these proteins:
- a CDS encoding S41 family peptidase: MKISIHAIISRLMLFTATASAVIVSGGCHPLEEWDNNPQGNFEALWTILDEHYCFFAEKDVDWREIHDKYAPLVSNRMTSKELFFVCADMLDELRDGHTNLSASFNTSYYRKWWSDYPQNYSERLVEQYYLNFNFLSASGLDYAVLPQNIGYIRYSSFSTPIGEGNLDEVLMYLNTCDGLIIDIRDNGGGSMTNVETLVRRFITSRTLAGYISHKTGPGHNDFSEPFAYYFDPAERGRIMWGKPTVVLTSRGTFSAANNFVSIMKYIPGVTIAGARTGGGSGMPFNSELPNGWSVRFSACSVLDSNGQSTEFGIDPTPGCEVDLDPGQALLGHDTILDFAITRLTSPDSGE, translated from the coding sequence ATGAAGATATCCATCCATGCTATTATATCCCGGCTGATGCTATTCACCGCAACAGCCTCCGCCGTGATTGTATCAGGCGGATGCCACCCACTTGAAGAGTGGGACAACAATCCGCAAGGAAATTTCGAGGCCTTGTGGACCATTCTCGACGAGCATTACTGCTTCTTTGCGGAAAAGGATGTGGACTGGCGCGAGATTCACGACAAATATGCTCCTCTGGTAAGCAACCGCATGACATCAAAGGAGCTATTCTTCGTATGCGCCGACATGCTCGACGAACTGCGCGACGGCCACACCAACCTGTCGGCCTCGTTCAATACCTCATATTACCGCAAATGGTGGAGCGATTATCCTCAGAACTACTCCGAACGACTTGTCGAGCAATATTACCTCAACTTCAACTTCCTCTCCGCTTCCGGACTCGACTACGCCGTACTGCCTCAGAACATAGGCTACATACGCTACAGTTCGTTCAGCACTCCCATAGGCGAAGGAAATCTCGACGAAGTGCTAATGTACCTCAACACATGCGACGGTCTCATCATCGACATACGCGACAACGGAGGTGGTTCAATGACAAACGTCGAGACACTCGTGCGACGATTCATTACATCGCGCACACTCGCCGGATACATATCCCATAAGACCGGTCCGGGACACAACGACTTCTCCGAGCCTTTCGCCTACTACTTCGACCCCGCCGAGCGCGGACGCATAATGTGGGGCAAGCCTACAGTCGTGCTCACATCGAGAGGCACATTCTCCGCGGCCAACAACTTTGTGTCTATTATGAAATACATCCCCGGGGTGACTATCGCAGGAGCCCGTACAGGAGGAGGCTCGGGCATGCCCTTCAATTCCGAACTGCCCAACGGATGGAGCGTGCGTTTCTCGGCATGTTCCGTGCTCGACAGCAACGGCCAGTCCACAGAGTTCGGCATAGACCCGACACCGGGCTGTGAAGTAGACCTCGACCCCGGGCAGGCACTCCTCGGCCACGACACCATCCTCGACTTCGCAATCACACGCCTTACATCCCCAGACTCCGGGGAGTGA